A single window of Flavobacterium sp. 140616W15 DNA harbors:
- a CDS encoding phage holin family protein, giving the protein MMHKFSEYSNEIKLLLYGIFIYLEMDVEIVKVLFYLMVMDTFLGIIKTIVLNNTFSFKKLALGFVSKLAVLLIPTALALMSKGLNYNFKWFVTIVMNLLIVSDGISIISNIIAIKTKKEVENFDAMTLILKSIRNRLIQLFKKILFTIDPKYHIEK; this is encoded by the coding sequence ATGATGCATAAATTTTCAGAATATTCAAACGAAATAAAATTATTGCTTTATGGAATTTTTATTTACTTAGAGATGGATGTAGAAATTGTTAAAGTGCTGTTTTACCTCATGGTTATGGATACTTTTTTAGGCATAATCAAAACCATAGTATTAAATAACACATTTAGCTTTAAAAAATTAGCCCTAGGATTTGTTTCCAAATTAGCGGTATTGTTGATTCCAACAGCTTTAGCATTAATGAGTAAAGGACTTAACTACAACTTTAAATGGTTTGTTACTATAGTAATGAACTTACTTATCGTAAGTGATGGTATTTCGATAATCAGCAATATTATTGCTATAAAGACAAAAAAAGAAGTAGAAAATTTCGACGCAATGACCTTGATTTTAAAATCAATACGAAATCGTTTAATACAACTATTTAAAAAAATTTTGTTCACCATCGATCCAAAATATCACATAGAGAAATAA
- a CDS encoding DUF2586 domain-containing protein, with product MSTLNDVVINKLSGGLGRRNPEQDMVSGLLFDEPSSFPDELKLKLESDTVKRLASLEDAEAIGITAAYDIEGQSAYYQIQQFFRMNPSGDLYIMKTAATSYEDIAAKAMDMQEKANGNIRQLAIIYSGPTTFTQTQAAVLAAQSQADLAYTDYMPFEVILEGKGFTVDATSLAGSDAENVSVVIAMDVEKANKYKNSAAVGLVLGAISKAKVSENIAWIEKFNLTGEGFSKAGFIGGKEIKTLGTLNDLNEKRFIFAKTHTGLPGLYFNDSHTCTAGISDFAYVENNRTINKATRLLRTALLPKLASPVLVDIDGKLPQSVSKNFEGLCRSALEGMVANQEVSDFDVYVDPKQNILATSELKVKAEITPIGTARKIIVDLGFKNPFGIDKA from the coding sequence ATGAGTACATTAAACGATGTAGTGATTAACAAACTATCAGGCGGATTAGGAAGAAGAAATCCAGAGCAGGACATGGTTTCAGGATTACTTTTTGATGAACCTTCTTCATTTCCAGATGAATTAAAATTAAAACTAGAATCCGACACAGTAAAACGTTTAGCTTCATTAGAAGATGCTGAAGCCATTGGAATTACAGCAGCATATGATATAGAAGGACAATCTGCTTACTATCAGATTCAGCAATTTTTCAGAATGAATCCTTCTGGTGATTTGTACATTATGAAAACAGCAGCCACTTCTTATGAAGACATTGCCGCAAAAGCAATGGACATGCAGGAAAAAGCAAACGGAAACATTCGTCAATTAGCAATTATTTACTCTGGACCAACCACGTTTACACAAACTCAAGCCGCGGTTTTAGCGGCACAAAGCCAAGCTGATCTTGCTTATACTGACTATATGCCTTTTGAAGTCATTCTGGAAGGGAAAGGATTTACTGTTGACGCAACTTCTTTAGCTGGATCAGATGCAGAAAACGTATCTGTTGTAATTGCTATGGATGTAGAAAAAGCAAATAAATATAAAAACTCTGCTGCAGTTGGTTTAGTATTAGGCGCAATTTCTAAAGCAAAAGTATCTGAAAACATTGCCTGGATCGAAAAATTCAATCTTACTGGTGAAGGCTTTTCAAAAGCTGGTTTTATAGGAGGAAAAGAAATTAAGACTCTTGGAACTTTAAATGATTTAAACGAAAAAAGATTCATTTTCGCAAAAACACATACTGGCTTACCAGGTCTTTATTTTAATGACAGTCACACTTGTACTGCAGGTATATCTGACTTTGCTTATGTAGAAAACAACCGTACTATTAATAAAGCAACACGTTTATTGCGTACCGCTTTATTACCAAAATTAGCTTCTCCGGTTTTAGTAGATATTGACGGCAAATTACCACAATCGGTTTCAAAAAACTTCGAAGGTTTATGCAGAAGTGCTTTAGAAGGAATGGTTGCAAATCAAGAAGTTTCTGATTTTGATGTGTATGTAGATCCTAAACAAAACATTTTAGCAACGTCTGAATTAAAAGTGAAAGCAGAAATTACTCCAATTGGAACTGCACGCAAAATTATCGTCGATTTAGGATTCAAAAATCCATTCGGAATCGATAAAGCATAA
- a CDS encoding M15 family metallopeptidase, whose translation MDQTTKKHIDLLHPSVREEVTKIIEECDIALTGRAKVRITQGLRSFQEQEDLYAFGRTKPGKKVTNAKGGQSIHNYGFAVDICLIIDGKTASWDTAKDWDGDQISDWQECVQIFKKYNWNWGGDWKTFKDLPHFDKKGYSDWKVLSKLKRDKKNYVILYK comes from the coding sequence ATGGATCAAACTACAAAAAAACACATCGATTTGCTACATCCCTCCGTCAGGGAAGAAGTTACAAAAATCATCGAAGAATGTGATATTGCTTTAACCGGAAGAGCAAAAGTACGCATTACACAAGGTCTTAGATCATTTCAGGAACAGGAAGATCTTTATGCTTTCGGCAGAACTAAACCTGGAAAAAAAGTAACAAATGCCAAAGGTGGCCAATCTATTCACAATTATGGCTTTGCAGTAGATATCTGTCTGATTATCGATGGTAAAACGGCTTCTTGGGATACAGCGAAAGACTGGGATGGTGACCAAATTTCGGATTGGCAGGAATGTGTCCAAATTTTCAAGAAATACAACTGGAATTGGGGTGGTGATTGGAAAACCTTTAAAGACCTTCCGCATTTTGATAAAAAAGGCTATAGCGACTGGAAAGTGCTCAGCAAACTAAAACGTGACAAAAAAAACTATGTAATCTTATACAAGTAA
- a CDS encoding fibronectin type III domain-containing protein, with translation MKQINFSHPGGFPLEQETLERLQTAYRSELFGALKSHLGINPDNDYIVAPATTKKKGWAIIRQEGEGILYPIQIGTPTNFLKTTRTGTNLTYGTGKSQTAYFDYEAHYISETDYVNRPASPITDALAIHYYDLKNPVFIAIKDIKTIEEILDLIEAKIKAIQANIGTIDAEINSIKQSYLPLDGSKAMKGDLNLDIYQLSKLDIKESTTANVRVTDFRLGSALGRALVDGKNQPSKSLSLNYQSDWENTNIGGKVFLNNINTSNTGSLLVIDNANQVTKSNTLIDSLLNRITALENKPTTAAPIGMIAIWGKSAPFPKGWEEYVPLRGRMPVGLDINDQAFNTLLGIGGNKEKILQKENIPALDVTLPTSSNDNSGGNASYVNATDVDYAFDKKYLDVVNKGNVIKAINILNPYRVVHFIEYTGNITEPADSIAPIAPTGLKVTNIGTTSVTLSWNASTDNVGITNYLVYKDNSNTPLAELGKDILTYNVTGLSANTAYSFQVIAKDAAGNLSKSSNIVNAITKGTDEIPPTSPKNIRSFLKTNDQITIEWDPSTDNVGIAEYQVWRKIPDEDYRLSARTLETNATFYGEPYKTYYFKVRAVDAAGNLSDFTNEISEATMPVACFDVESLVTMASGESKN, from the coding sequence ATGAAACAAATAAATTTTAGTCATCCAGGAGGATTTCCTCTCGAGCAAGAAACTTTAGAAAGACTTCAAACTGCCTACAGATCTGAATTATTTGGAGCTTTAAAAAGTCATTTAGGCATCAATCCAGATAATGATTATATAGTAGCTCCAGCAACAACCAAAAAAAAAGGATGGGCAATTATTCGTCAGGAGGGAGAAGGAATTTTATATCCTATTCAAATAGGCACTCCAACTAATTTTTTAAAAACTACCAGAACAGGCACAAATTTAACGTACGGAACCGGAAAATCTCAAACCGCATATTTTGATTATGAAGCACATTACATCAGTGAGACAGATTACGTAAATCGCCCTGCATCTCCAATCACTGATGCATTAGCAATACATTATTATGATTTGAAAAATCCTGTTTTTATAGCCATTAAAGATATTAAAACTATTGAAGAAATTCTTGATTTAATTGAGGCAAAAATTAAAGCAATACAAGCAAATATTGGTACAATTGACGCAGAGATTAATTCAATCAAACAATCTTATCTCCCTCTTGACGGCTCAAAGGCCATGAAAGGTGATTTGAATTTAGACATTTATCAATTATCAAAATTAGATATAAAAGAAAGTACTACAGCCAATGTAAGAGTGACAGATTTTAGATTGGGATCCGCTTTAGGAAGAGCATTGGTAGATGGTAAGAATCAACCTTCTAAAAGTCTTTCTCTAAATTATCAATCCGATTGGGAAAATACAAATATTGGCGGAAAAGTATTTTTAAATAATATTAATACATCTAATACTGGTTCTTTACTAGTAATAGACAATGCAAATCAGGTAACTAAAAGTAATACACTAATCGATTCTTTATTAAATCGTATTACAGCCTTAGAAAACAAACCTACAACAGCTGCACCCATTGGAATGATAGCTATTTGGGGAAAATCAGCTCCATTTCCAAAAGGCTGGGAAGAATATGTACCGTTGAGAGGAAGAATGCCAGTAGGTTTGGATATAAATGATCAAGCATTTAATACACTGTTAGGAATTGGTGGTAACAAAGAAAAAATATTGCAGAAAGAAAATATTCCTGCACTTGATGTAACGTTACCAACTTCTTCAAATGATAACAGCGGGGGTAATGCTTCATATGTTAATGCTACTGATGTAGATTACGCGTTTGATAAAAAATATTTAGATGTGGTAAATAAAGGTAATGTTATTAAAGCTATAAATATTCTTAATCCCTACAGAGTAGTACATTTCATAGAATATACGGGAAACATTACTGAGCCTGCTGATTCAATAGCACCAATAGCACCAACAGGTTTAAAAGTCACAAATATTGGTACTACATCTGTAACTTTAAGCTGGAACGCATCTACTGATAATGTAGGTATTACTAATTATCTTGTTTATAAAGACAATAGTAATACCCCTTTAGCTGAATTAGGAAAAGACATTCTAACTTATAATGTCACTGGGCTATCTGCCAATACTGCTTACAGCTTTCAAGTCATAGCAAAAGATGCGGCTGGAAATTTATCCAAATCTAGTAATATTGTAAACGCAATTACAAAGGGAACAGATGAAATCCCACCAACATCACCAAAAAACATAAGAAGCTTCTTAAAAACCAATGATCAAATAACAATTGAATGGGATCCTTCAACAGATAATGTAGGTATAGCCGAATATCAGGTATGGAGGAAAATCCCTGATGAAGATTATAGATTATCGGCTAGAACTCTTGAAACCAATGCTACTTTCTATGGCGAACCTTATAAAACGTACTATTTTAAAGTAAGAGCTGTAGATGCTGCAGGAAATCTCTCAGATTTTACGAACGAGATTAGTGAAGCTACAATGCCTGTAGCCTGTTTCGATGTAGAATCCTTAGTAACAATGGCATCAGGTGAATCAAAAAATTAA
- a CDS encoding S24 family peptidase — MEIHTKIKRIIDEMKLNNNSFAKLIGVTSTTIDSITIGRLQSDGERKRTKPGFDLLQSIITHCNVNPDYFFGNSDEIFANKINSEVGLNLPKIITVNEEGEENINFVGVKARAGYLDGYSDPEYMESLPSFSMPMLKNGTYRCFEIKGNSMSTTIHDGDYLFGKYVDNFDDILDGRIYVIISKNDGVVVKRVLNRIRESGKLILKSDNRDGNYPMYSIYAEDILEVWYASMYASKQMPDPINIYEKIHDLESKFYEMEETLKKKLN; from the coding sequence ATGGAAATACATACTAAGATAAAACGTATTATAGATGAGATGAAGTTAAATAATAACTCATTTGCGAAGTTAATAGGAGTAACCAGCACTACAATTGATAGTATAACTATTGGAAGATTGCAATCTGACGGAGAAAGAAAAAGGACAAAACCTGGTTTTGATTTGCTTCAAAGCATCATCACGCACTGTAATGTAAACCCAGACTATTTTTTTGGAAATAGTGATGAAATTTTTGCTAATAAAATAAATAGTGAAGTTGGTTTAAATTTACCGAAGATTATAACCGTAAATGAAGAGGGTGAGGAAAATATTAATTTTGTTGGTGTAAAAGCAAGAGCAGGCTATTTAGACGGCTATTCAGATCCGGAATATATGGAAAGTCTTCCGTCATTTAGTATGCCAATGTTAAAGAACGGAACTTACAGATGTTTTGAAATAAAAGGGAATTCGATGTCTACAACTATCCATGACGGCGATTATCTTTTTGGAAAATATGTTGATAATTTTGATGATATATTAGATGGAAGAATTTATGTGATTATCAGTAAGAATGATGGAGTAGTGGTTAAAAGGGTTTTAAACAGAATTAGGGAAAGTGGAAAATTAATTCTTAAATCAGATAACAGAGACGGTAATTACCCCATGTACTCTATTTATGCTGAAGATATTCTGGAAGTTTGGTACGCTAGTATGTATGCCTCTAAACAAATGCCAGATCCAATCAATATTTATGAAAAAATTCATGATCTCGAAAGTAAATTCTATGAAATGGAAGAGACTTTGAAAAAGAAGCTAAACTAG
- a CDS encoding DUF4280 domain-containing protein has translation MATKYVCNGAICACDQGTAPRALDVKSQSNIFIQEKLMATDSEKTFESLFFGNCKLRQNNLCIPDIKTKWKDPANNVFEGDKKALLENSTLKCEVGGNIKIIDPLQTEPKIVILDNYSPPVITPLTKEILNVTWKNGNLDREIDTANIGDKVSLVVETKNYKEGETVVVIIDEIDGKDVKENTKQVKFTGEVNTDGFAILKEEIAIENVN, from the coding sequence ATGGCTACCAAATATGTATGTAATGGTGCAATATGCGCCTGCGATCAAGGTACTGCCCCAAGAGCACTTGATGTGAAATCTCAAAGTAACATTTTTATTCAGGAAAAATTGATGGCTACGGATAGTGAGAAAACTTTTGAAAGTCTGTTTTTTGGAAATTGTAAATTACGACAAAATAATCTCTGTATCCCTGATATAAAAACGAAGTGGAAGGATCCTGCAAATAATGTATTCGAAGGAGATAAAAAAGCTCTTTTAGAAAACTCAACCCTAAAATGCGAAGTTGGAGGAAATATCAAAATTATAGATCCGCTTCAAACTGAACCTAAAATAGTCATCCTTGATAATTATTCACCGCCGGTGATAACACCTTTGACAAAGGAAATATTAAATGTTACCTGGAAAAATGGAAATTTAGATAGAGAAATAGATACTGCAAATATTGGAGACAAAGTAAGCTTGGTTGTAGAAACAAAAAACTACAAAGAAGGAGAAACAGTCGTTGTTATAATAGATGAGATAGACGGAAAAGACGTCAAAGAAAACACGAAACAAGTAAAATTTACTGGTGAAGTAAATACCGATGGATTTGCTATTTTAAAAGAGGAAATCGCGATTGAAAACGTAAACTAA